A genomic region of Methanothermobacter sp. CaT2 contains the following coding sequences:
- a CDS encoding symporter small accessory protein, whose product MVLGIPDPWVWSAYLLCILVTVFCVLYGIVNWNRGGEDEEEQIMEELQWEEEEKKMEEDELGL is encoded by the coding sequence ATGGTGCTTGGTATACCTGATCCCTGGGTCTGGAGTGCTTACCTCCTCTGCATCCTTGTGACGGTTTTCTGTGTCCTTTATGGTATTGTGAACTGGAACCGTGGCGGTGAGGATGAGGAGGAGCAGATAATGGAGGAACTCCAGTGGGAGGAAGAAGAGAAGAAGATGGAAGAGGATGAACTGGGCCTCTAG